DNA sequence from the Pempheris klunzingeri isolate RE-2024b chromosome 9, fPemKlu1.hap1, whole genome shotgun sequence genome:
CACTCCCGGAGTCGTGGTCCACCCAGAGGCCCCCGTGGTTCAAGAGGAGGTCCTGGTGGTATGAGGGGCCCACCTTCCCGAGGTAAATTTGTTCAAttgcatttttgaaatattctatcattttatgtatttttataatgcGTCTTGAGCTTAATGTGCTAATAATTGCATTTCTTGTCTGTTAAGACTACTATGATTCAGGCAGCGTAGAACCCTTCTTCAAAGGGATGTCATCCAGAGGCCCCCCTCCAATGAAGAGAGGACCCCCAGTTCGTAATGGAGGTCCGCCACCCAAGAGGTCTGCCCCATCGGGTCCCATGAGCAGAGGTTAGTGTGAAGAAATTCTGTTTGTTCTTATCTCATTATCAATGCACTCAATAATGcgaattattaaataaaatgtacagacAGGAGACCAACTAAATCCAAAATTAAGACGCGTGTGCTGGCCCTGTAGATTTTAACAGATTTTATTGCCCTCACTTTTCATTTATCATCTAGCTCTCCTGCAAGTACCTAAAtggtctgtgtgtatctgtgggTTATTACTAATGAGCCAGTTTGTCATTACTTTATGTCTTCCAGCTCCCATGTCAAGGGACAGGGATCCGTATGGTCCACCCCCTCCTCGCAGAGACTCCATGATGTCCAGGAGGGATGATTATCCATCACCAAGAGATGACCATTACAACTCAAAAGATAGGTAAGACATTTCATATTTAGTTCTTTAGGTCACACACGTCACTCTGTTTGAAAATGCAAGGGTACATGAGTCTAAACTGGAGATAAAACTCCACAAGTAATAGAAAACTAAACTTTTCCTGCATGGATTTTtggcacacacagaaaaaatcAGCCAACTGAGATTAAATGTATCAATTTTGATAACCTTTTCAACAGTTTTTGTCACTTTCAAAGTACATCATTAATGATTACAGATATGCAGTTAATTATGCTATATTTCACAGCTACTCCAGTCGGGATTATAATTCTAGAGATTCGAGGGACTATGGACCTCCTCCCAGAGATTATTCATACAGAGAATACTCCAATTCAAGCTCCCGAGATGAATATAGCTCAATGTCAAGAGGATACAGGTATGAGAATGGGTTGATACAAATGGTTAGAAACTGAAATCGTATTTCACCTGGTCATCAACTAACAACTGTTCCTGTTACACAGTGACCGCGATGGTTATGGAGGAGGCCGGGAACCCCGAAGCTATATGGACCGTCCAAGCGGTGGCTCCTACAGAGATTCATATGATGGTTACGGTAAGATATGACTCCATGGGTGTAATGACAACAGATAACCACTGTGGCACAAAGAAGAGCTGCACAAACATCCAGTCAAATCACAACATTGACTACCGCAATCTCCAGTCACAAGACGCTGCGGTTTTCCCACTCCCCAGAGGAAACAGAAGTTCAGGGAGCCTCtaaactttttctttctgtcttggCCGCATTCCTGACCTGCAGTACGACTTGAATATTTTCTTGCTAGTGCAAATATGCAACCATTGGCACCTCGactgaaatacaaaattattttcaaaagctGTGTCCACACATCACAGTCCATATTACCGAATCAGTGTTTGCGGCAATATCATGCAGAAATAACAGAATGTTTAATGTCACCCAGACAGTTTGCAACCGTAAGGAACCCCAAAAAGTCCTTGGAAACATCCGTTGACCACTCAGTATGTGTTGCCTAGCAAAGCACTCCCTCAAGGAGTAACGTCCAAAAAACCATCAAGACAACTGTGAAATCCTCGTCCTTACCTGCAGTTCTCTATCCCTTGGAGCTCTAAAAGGAGGCTACTCAAATCAATGGCATGCTGAAATGGGTAACACAGCCCATTTATTCCCTGTGCTTGGATATGTTACTGCCCATATCGTCTAAATGTCCATGTTAAATTGAAGATCGATAACATAATGGGACATTTAAAAATGTCGTCCATTagatttatttatcacagaatGAATTCTATTGGCAAAAAGTGAGCACTTGACAGTGCGAGAAAATGTATCAATTGAACCTTGCCAATTACCTGACCCATTGACCCTGCAGGTAACTCTCGCAGCGCCCCACCTTCACGGGGTCCCCCACCTTCCTATGGTGGGAGCAGTGGAAGCAGTCGTTACGATGACTATGGCAGCAGTTCCCGGGATGGCTATGGCAGTCGTGACAGTTACCCCAGCAGTCGGAGTGACCCATATCCACCTAGCCGTGGTGAGCGAATGGGCAGGCAGGAGAGGGGCCCAGCTCCCCCTGTTGAGAGAGGCTACCCTCCTCGTGATTCATACAGCAGCTCAAGTCGCGGAGGGCCACGTGGTGGCCGTGGTGGCAATCGACCCGATAGAGGAATGGCTCGCAGCAGATACTGAACTGGACTTGGAAATCATACTAAAGCAAACGTTAGTCTCCGTACACAGTTAACAAGTGTTTTGGAAATCTGACAACAAGACAAACTAGCCATGTCTAAATCTGTGGAATATGAAGCTTAGCTTTGAACTGTATCTTGACTTTCCCAGTTTTTttatgtgtacattttttttagtatttcttTTGCTCATGTAACAGTACAGTTACCAAGTGAGTGTTTTTGTACATTCAGTGCTGTTGGAATCTGCAATGCCCTATAAGTCTGGCTTTCCTACTCTAATAAAGCTTTTAGTTGTATCTTGACCACTGCTCATCGCTTTTCAAAACAAGACCAGAGGCGGTTAACATGAATGTTGAGTAACAACATGATCTCCCTTACGAAGTTTTCTGTAAAGCTTAGGTGAGTCTCTGCTCGTGCTATATAGTCGAGTGACttgaattcatttttaacacAAATGTGCCATCACCTGGACGCTACTGTTTTCAAAGGTTAGGCGAATGTTACTGTCAAAATGTTCCAATGTAGTCTCCTTGGAAATGGATCCATCACCCTAGAGCCATTTGATGGCATGCAACGACAAAACCAAAGGCAACAACAACCAAATGCAACTCGACTGGTAGTCAACAGCTGGTAAGCAAAGCAAACCTCTTTGTTTCTCATCTGTAAATGAGTTTCTCATTGTCCTGTATTGCAATCTGCCCTCAAGACAACTT
Encoded proteins:
- the rbmx gene encoding RNA-binding motif protein, X chromosome isoform X1: MAEADRPGKLFIGGLNTETTEKALEQYFSKYGRIVEVLLMKDRETNKSRGFAFVTFESPGDAKDAAREMNGKSLDGKPIKVEQATKPQFESAGRRGPPPMHSRSRGPPRGPRGSRGGPGGMRGPPSRDYYDSGSVEPFFKGMSSRGPPPMKRGPPVRNGGPPPKRSAPSGPMSRAPMSRDRDPYGPPPPRRDSMMSRRDDYPSPRDDHYNSKDSYSSRDYNSRDSRDYGPPPRDYSYREYSNSSSRDEYSSMSRGYSDRDGYGGGREPRSYMDRPSGGSYRDSYDGYGNSRSAPPSRGPPPSYGGSSGSSRYDDYGSSSRDGYGSRDSYPSSRSDPYPPSRGERMGRQERGPAPPVERGYPPRDSYSSSSRGGPRGGRGGNRPDRGMARSRY
- the rbmx gene encoding RNA-binding motif protein, X chromosome isoform X2, whose protein sequence is MAEADRPGKLFIGGLNTETTEKALEQYFSKYGRIVEVLLMKDRETNKSRGFAFVTFESPGDAKDAAREMNGKSLDGKPIKVEQATKPQFESAGRRGPPPMHSRSRGPPRGPRGSRGGPGGMRGPPSRDYYDSGSVEPFFKGMSSRGPPPMKRGPPVRNGGPPPKRSAPSGPMSRAPMSRDRDPYGPPPPRRDSMMSRRDDYPSPRDDHYNSKDSYSSRDYNSRDSRDYGPPPRDYSYREYSNSSSRDEYSSMSRGYSDRDGYGGGREPRSYMDRPSGGSYRDSYDGYG